One part of the Sporosarcina ureae genome encodes these proteins:
- a CDS encoding thiolase C-terminal domain-containing protein: MTNVYIEGVGMTKFGKFINKSMKQLLVEASIEALEDAGNPKVDAVFVGNFMGGSIGNQEILGALVANELGLGYIPTAKVEGACASGGIALRQGIMGIVSGEYDTVLIAGVEKMKHASTADITQAINAAMDNDSNEKQAGLTFPGFFGVLANRYFHETDATKEHLAMIALKNREHALHNPLAQFQKPTTMEEIMDARIITSPLGLFDCSPTTDGAAALVITRKKGAIHIRSSAQSSGPTQMQDADDLLSLPAVRESGRLAYEKAGVGPEDIDVVEIHDCFSMTEMLAIEELGFFNKREGWLAVEQGRTKVTGDKPVNTSGGLLSRGHPIGATGVAQIYQLVRQLRGTAPNQIENARLALAQNLGGTGSYSTVHILERL; encoded by the coding sequence ATGACAAACGTCTATATAGAAGGAGTCGGCATGACGAAGTTCGGGAAATTCATAAATAAATCAATGAAGCAACTGTTGGTTGAAGCATCTATAGAAGCGCTTGAAGACGCAGGGAATCCGAAGGTCGATGCAGTCTTTGTCGGAAATTTCATGGGTGGATCCATTGGAAATCAAGAAATTCTCGGTGCGCTAGTAGCGAATGAACTGGGTCTAGGCTATATCCCTACTGCGAAAGTCGAAGGTGCTTGTGCGTCAGGTGGCATAGCACTTCGACAAGGTATTATGGGGATTGTAAGTGGAGAATACGATACGGTGCTAATAGCAGGTGTGGAAAAGATGAAACATGCTTCGACCGCGGATATAACGCAAGCCATTAATGCTGCCATGGACAACGATTCCAATGAAAAGCAGGCAGGTTTGACATTTCCAGGATTCTTTGGTGTATTGGCAAATCGCTATTTTCATGAAACAGATGCTACGAAAGAACATTTAGCCATGATTGCATTGAAGAACCGTGAGCATGCATTGCATAATCCACTCGCCCAATTCCAGAAGCCGACAACGATGGAAGAAATCATGGACGCACGAATCATTACTTCTCCACTCGGCTTATTTGATTGTTCCCCGACGACAGACGGGGCAGCAGCACTGGTCATCACACGAAAAAAGGGAGCTATTCATATCCGCTCCTCTGCACAAAGTTCAGGCCCTACGCAAATGCAAGACGCGGACGATTTACTTTCATTACCCGCAGTGCGGGAGTCAGGTCGCTTGGCCTATGAAAAAGCGGGCGTCGGTCCTGAAGATATCGATGTCGTGGAAATCCATGACTGTTTCTCGATGACAGAAATGCTTGCAATCGAGGAGCTTGGATTTTTCAACAAACGAGAAGGCTGGTTAGCTGTGGAACAAGGGAGAACGAAAGTGACGGGTGATAAACCAGTAAACACAAGTGGCGGATTACTGTCGCGAGGACATCCAATTGGTGCAACAGGCGTTGCGCAAATTTATCAGCTTGTACGGCAACTGCGCGGCACAGCACCGAACCAAATAGAAAATGCTCGTCTTGCTTTGGCACAAAACTTAGGTGGAACAGGTTCATACTCTACTGTTCATATTCTGGAAAGGTTGTGA
- a CDS encoding SDR family NAD(P)-dependent oxidoreductase — translation MKLKGQTAIVTGAASGIGAQTALLLSQEGANVVLVDSTSCAQTLQAIQTNRGKAVYLECLGEVHDVEFVNAVVAKASDVFGELHVLVNNVCICSTRNENKPSLDQWELEADSNAQATALFIHAVSQYMIEQQYGRIINISSVSSCTNEQTFKASKNSIRTLTKQVAKELSESRITCNSVAPVCTANLDEATINQTGTAISIAQAVLYFASSESSYTTGQILKVDGGYCIEPPNSSGV, via the coding sequence GTGAAACTGAAAGGGCAGACGGCAATCGTCACAGGGGCTGCTAGTGGCATTGGCGCCCAAACGGCTCTCCTACTTTCACAGGAAGGTGCCAATGTCGTTTTGGTAGATTCGACGAGCTGCGCACAGACGTTGCAAGCAATTCAAACGAACAGAGGCAAAGCGGTGTATTTGGAATGTTTAGGAGAAGTGCATGACGTAGAGTTTGTGAATGCAGTAGTCGCGAAAGCGTCAGATGTATTTGGGGAATTGCATGTATTAGTGAATAATGTGTGCATATGCAGTACTCGTAATGAAAACAAGCCTAGCCTTGATCAATGGGAGCTTGAGGCAGACAGCAATGCACAAGCTACTGCGTTATTTATTCACGCTGTGTCACAGTACATGATTGAACAGCAGTATGGACGCATTATCAATATTAGTTCTGTTTCAAGTTGTACTAATGAACAAACGTTTAAGGCTTCTAAAAACTCAATTCGTACACTGACGAAGCAAGTAGCTAAAGAACTGAGTGAGTCCAGAATTACATGTAATTCAGTTGCACCTGTATGCACGGCAAATTTAGATGAAGCGACAATCAATCAAACGGGCACAGCGATTAGCATCGCGCAAGCCGTTCTGTACTTCGCCTCATCGGAATCCAGTTATACGACAGGACAAATCTTAAAAGTGGATGGAGGGTATTGTATTGAACCACCAAATTCAAGCGGTGTATGA
- a CDS encoding Zn-ribbon domain-containing OB-fold protein — protein MKVYQCDQCEYASVSNKYRCPNCGTGKLQEQDVSTKGTVYSYTDIHIAPAEFAHLAPYTVALIQLNESKAKVTVRMDAVVEIGDAAELHHIEDGAYIYRKC, from the coding sequence ATGAAAGTCTATCAATGCGATCAATGTGAATATGCCAGTGTTTCCAATAAATATCGCTGCCCTAACTGTGGAACTGGGAAATTACAGGAGCAAGATGTTTCCACGAAGGGAACAGTCTACAGTTATACCGACATTCATATCGCGCCCGCTGAATTTGCGCATCTTGCACCTTATACCGTGGCGCTCATACAGTTAAATGAGTCTAAAGCCAAGGTCACTGTTAGAATGGATGCAGTTGTTGAGATCGGGGATGCTGCGGAACTTCATCATATAGAGGATGGAGCGTATATTTACCGTAAGTGCTGA
- a CDS encoding TRAP transporter large permease, translating to MTAIILFGVFFLLVMLRMPIAVALAISSIVVLFTGSGLFGLELVADIMYTSVAKFTLLAIPFFILAGVIMEHAGISKRLIDFAQALVGHRKGGIIFVTVMTAIFFAAISGSGPATVAAIGGILIPGMVKNGYKTETAAGLVASSGAIGIIIPPSIAFIVFAVVAGDQIPVSIGRMFMAGVIPGLLLGVGFIVAAMFVRHRQEKREGPISEQYIMQPATSAERFKAFGKAIWGLLIPVIILGGIYGGFFTPTEAAVVAVFYSLFIGFFIHRELTLKKLYDILVAAGIQTAVVMFIVSAASVYAYIITTEQIATQISDVMLNISSNKIIILLLINIILLIAGMFIDAISAYYIFIPILLPIVLLFDVDPTVFGVFMTVNLAIGLFTPPVGLNLFVAAGISNTSIGQISRGVFPFVVSSVIILLLITYIPQISTFLPDLLNIK from the coding sequence ATGACAGCGATTATATTATTCGGCGTATTTTTCCTTCTAGTTATGCTTCGTATGCCAATTGCTGTAGCCTTGGCAATCTCCTCCATCGTGGTGCTATTTACGGGCAGTGGATTGTTCGGTTTGGAATTGGTTGCGGACATTATGTATACGAGTGTAGCAAAGTTCACATTGCTCGCCATTCCGTTTTTCATCTTGGCAGGTGTCATTATGGAGCATGCGGGCATTTCGAAGCGACTGATTGATTTTGCGCAAGCATTAGTAGGTCATCGCAAAGGTGGAATTATCTTTGTAACGGTTATGACAGCTATATTTTTTGCAGCAATATCGGGATCAGGCCCTGCTACCGTTGCAGCTATCGGGGGTATTTTGATTCCAGGGATGGTTAAGAACGGTTATAAAACAGAAACAGCGGCTGGACTTGTTGCGAGTTCAGGTGCGATTGGTATTATCATTCCGCCAAGTATTGCTTTTATTGTCTTTGCCGTAGTGGCGGGCGATCAGATTCCGGTATCAATTGGACGTATGTTTATGGCAGGAGTGATTCCCGGTTTACTACTCGGTGTTGGATTTATTGTCGCGGCTATGTTCGTTAGACATCGACAGGAAAAGCGTGAAGGTCCAATATCGGAACAGTACATAATGCAACCAGCAACAAGTGCTGAACGTTTTAAAGCCTTCGGTAAAGCGATCTGGGGCTTATTAATTCCCGTTATTATTTTAGGTGGTATTTACGGTGGGTTCTTTACGCCGACAGAAGCAGCGGTAGTAGCCGTATTTTATAGTTTGTTCATCGGATTCTTCATTCATCGTGAACTAACATTGAAAAAGCTGTATGACATTTTAGTAGCTGCGGGTATTCAGACGGCAGTCGTGATGTTCATCGTCAGTGCAGCGAGTGTGTATGCATACATCATCACAACAGAGCAAATTGCCACACAGATTTCCGATGTGATGCTAAATATTTCAAGCAATAAAATCATTATCTTATTATTGATCAATATTATTTTATTAATTGCGGGCATGTTCATTGATGCCATATCTGCATACTATATTTTCATTCCGATCTTGTTACCAATTGTACTGTTGTTCGATGTGGATCCGACAGTGTTCGGTGTCTTCATGACAGTCAACTTGGCGATTGGGCTTTTCACACCACCAGTCGGTCTCAATTTATTTGTAGCCGCCGGTATATCAAATACTTCCATAGGACAAATATCAAGAGGGGTCTTTCCTTTCGTTGTCTCCTCGGTCATTATCCTATTACTCATTACGTATATACCGCAGATTTCCACATTTTTGCCGGACTTATTAAACATCAAGTAG
- the ltrA gene encoding group II intron reverse transcriptase/maturase, giving the protein MQYHFDSLYAQSANGQNFYGLLDLMQSDENIRLAYRNIKRNTGSKTCGYDELTIEDISHLTVAEVVSTIQRMFGRYSPKAVRRVFIPKANGKTRPLGIPTIWDRLFQQCILQVLEPICEAKFYKHSYGFRPNRSTHHAKARFETLINRACLYHCVDVDIKGFFDNVNHAKLLKQMWSLGIRDKALLSIISRLLKAEIIGEGFPTKGTPQGGILSPLLSNIVLNELDWWISHQWESFETQKSYQSYAGRYNALKKSNLKHCYIVRYADDFKILCRTRSQAIKMHYAVKDFLQTRLHLEISEEKSKVVNLKKNSSEFLGFRIKAHRKRTNKRTLYVARSHMTKKSLDNAQVKLKQAIKVIQKHQSPENVWRFNTIIMGIQNYYSAASHITKDLNELSGRLNKALFNRLNEMRKEATFQEFTKTLQKRYKGYECNLYKIKGMVIVPVHAQRCKVNLNFSQSICNYTTVGRNKIHQSLRAINKHILAYVMKQYIPSRSIEYNDNRISRFIAQYGKCAVTGIELGRNDCHCHHKIPFHLTQDDSYGNLMMVNEPVHRLIHMRNREKIRVLLNVLKLNVKQLEKVNELRRLCLNEAI; this is encoded by the coding sequence ATGCAATATCATTTCGATTCTCTATACGCTCAGAGTGCTAATGGTCAAAATTTTTATGGGTTACTCGATTTAATGCAATCCGATGAAAACATTCGATTAGCTTATCGCAATATTAAACGAAATACTGGCAGTAAAACATGTGGATATGATGAACTAACGATTGAAGATATTAGTCACTTAACCGTTGCAGAAGTTGTATCTACGATACAACGAATGTTTGGACGTTATTCCCCAAAAGCCGTTCGAAGGGTATTTATCCCGAAGGCGAATGGGAAAACACGTCCTTTAGGGATTCCGACTATTTGGGACAGATTGTTCCAACAGTGTATTCTTCAAGTGCTTGAACCCATCTGTGAAGCAAAGTTTTATAAACACAGCTATGGTTTTAGACCCAATCGTAGTACACATCATGCGAAAGCCAGGTTCGAGACACTCATTAATCGGGCGTGTTTATATCACTGTGTGGACGTCGATATCAAAGGATTTTTCGACAATGTAAATCATGCCAAACTATTAAAACAAATGTGGTCACTTGGTATCCGTGATAAAGCATTACTCTCTATTATTTCACGTCTCTTAAAAGCCGAAATTATAGGAGAAGGATTCCCAACCAAAGGCACCCCGCAAGGGGGAATATTATCGCCCTTGTTATCTAACATTGTATTAAATGAACTGGATTGGTGGATTAGTCATCAATGGGAAAGCTTTGAAACACAAAAGTCTTATCAATCATATGCTGGCAGATACAATGCATTGAAAAAATCGAATCTGAAACACTGTTATATTGTGAGATACGCTGACGACTTCAAAATACTATGTCGTACTCGTTCGCAAGCGATAAAAATGCATTATGCAGTGAAGGATTTTCTTCAAACAAGGCTCCACCTTGAAATTAGCGAGGAAAAATCTAAAGTGGTGAACTTAAAGAAAAACTCTTCAGAGTTTTTAGGGTTTCGTATTAAAGCACATCGAAAGCGAACCAATAAAAGAACGCTGTATGTCGCCCGATCCCATATGACCAAAAAGTCACTGGATAATGCACAGGTAAAGCTTAAACAAGCAATAAAGGTGATTCAGAAACACCAATCACCTGAGAATGTTTGGCGATTCAATACGATAATAATGGGAATACAAAATTATTATTCCGCAGCATCTCATATTACAAAAGACTTAAATGAGCTGAGCGGTCGTCTTAATAAAGCATTATTCAATCGTTTAAACGAAATGAGAAAAGAAGCAACGTTTCAGGAATTCACAAAAACCTTACAGAAACGGTATAAGGGCTACGAATGTAACCTTTATAAAATAAAAGGAATGGTCATTGTTCCCGTTCATGCCCAACGTTGTAAAGTAAATCTTAATTTCTCACAATCCATCTGTAACTACACTACCGTAGGTAGAAATAAAATTCATCAAAGTTTGCGAGCAATTAATAAACATATACTTGCTTATGTGATGAAACAATATATACCAAGTCGTTCCATTGAATATAACGACAATCGGATTAGCCGATTTATTGCACAATACGGAAAATGTGCTGTTACAGGTATTGAATTAGGTCGGAACGACTGTCACTGTCATCATAAAATCCCGTTTCATCTAACTCAAGATGACTCATATGGGAATTTAATGATGGTAAATGAGCCTGTCCATCGTCTCATTCATATGAGAAATCGAGAGAAAATACG
- a CDS encoding GMC family oxidoreductase has protein sequence MAEKMKKVDVVVVGAGWAGGIVAAELTKKGYNVVGLERGKEQSISDFVGSKDALRYDARYDMMEDHTIQTITGRRNENEEASPLRTQKENYEGTNVGGSGSHWSGVTHRATQFDFEARTKTIEKYGEDKIPAEMFLQDWGITYDEMEKYYDQFEKMAGTSGEKDPIGAPRSSDYPTPPTKEVPAIKLFKEAARNLGYHPFQIPSGNVTERYENPDGQTINACQYCSYCMRYGCDFGAKSDPLVTVIPTARETGNYDLRPNAYVRRVLHENGKATGVVYVNMKTRKEYEQPADVVVLAGYTLSNNKLMLLSEIGTPYDPKTKTGVIGKNAGGFTGSSSGVATGFFENKKFNLAMGAGALGGTFSDFDSDNLDTTDLNFIGGGIVEFRLHGEDAIGYNAVPKGTPRWGKEFKEKSLHYTNRNLSLHFKPPNYGWSFNYMDLDPTYKDSFGDPLLRVTMTLTDHEKELRKFGREKLAEVMEEMGADIVEVDDIPEDWNYTQGGGEAGGGVLMGDDPSISAVNNYFQSWDMENLFVVGASALPQKIPQQTATVGAFSYRASEGIDKYMTGDGGLLVEPKTNNVNV, from the coding sequence GTGGCTGAAAAAATGAAGAAAGTAGATGTCGTAGTCGTAGGCGCTGGTTGGGCTGGCGGAATAGTCGCTGCCGAACTAACTAAAAAAGGATACAATGTAGTGGGTCTAGAACGTGGTAAAGAACAGTCTATTAGCGACTTCGTTGGTTCAAAGGATGCATTACGCTATGATGCTAGATACGACATGATGGAAGACCATACTATACAGACTATCACCGGCCGTAGAAATGAAAATGAGGAAGCCTCTCCTCTACGAACTCAAAAAGAAAACTACGAAGGTACCAATGTCGGCGGCAGTGGTTCTCATTGGTCAGGTGTGACACATCGTGCTACTCAGTTTGATTTTGAAGCACGGACTAAAACGATAGAAAAATATGGAGAAGATAAAATTCCAGCAGAGATGTTCTTGCAAGATTGGGGAATTACTTACGACGAGATGGAAAAATATTATGATCAATTTGAAAAGATGGCAGGAACATCTGGTGAAAAAGATCCGATTGGCGCCCCGCGGAGCTCAGATTATCCTACACCGCCTACAAAAGAAGTACCCGCAATCAAACTATTTAAAGAAGCAGCAAGAAATCTAGGGTACCATCCTTTTCAGATCCCGTCTGGTAACGTTACGGAACGATACGAAAATCCAGATGGACAAACAATCAATGCTTGTCAATACTGTTCATATTGCATGAGGTATGGATGTGATTTTGGTGCAAAATCCGATCCATTAGTCACTGTAATACCTACAGCAAGAGAAACTGGAAACTACGATCTCAGACCGAATGCGTATGTTCGCCGAGTACTTCATGAGAACGGGAAAGCTACAGGCGTTGTTTATGTAAATATGAAAACACGAAAAGAGTATGAACAACCTGCTGACGTTGTAGTGCTTGCAGGGTACACACTTTCCAACAATAAATTAATGCTTCTATCGGAAATCGGAACTCCGTACGATCCTAAAACTAAAACAGGGGTCATCGGTAAAAATGCTGGTGGATTTACTGGTTCAAGTAGCGGTGTAGCCACAGGTTTCTTTGAAAACAAAAAATTTAATTTGGCGATGGGTGCAGGTGCACTTGGAGGTACTTTCAGTGATTTTGACAGTGATAATCTAGATACGACTGATCTAAACTTCATTGGTGGAGGAATCGTTGAATTTAGGTTACATGGTGAAGATGCGATTGGCTATAATGCAGTCCCTAAAGGTACACCTAGATGGGGTAAAGAATTCAAGGAGAAGTCGTTGCATTATACAAATAGAAATCTTTCTCTTCACTTTAAGCCACCTAATTACGGTTGGTCATTTAACTATATGGATCTCGATCCTACTTACAAAGATAGTTTTGGGGACCCTCTTTTACGTGTAACGATGACTCTTACGGACCATGAAAAGGAATTGAGAAAGTTCGGAAGAGAAAAGTTAGCGGAAGTTATGGAAGAAATGGGTGCCGATATAGTCGAGGTGGATGATATACCGGAAGATTGGAATTATACACAAGGCGGTGGTGAAGCAGGTGGTGGTGTCTTGATGGGGGATGACCCATCCATATCAGCTGTCAATAACTATTTCCAGTCGTGGGACATGGAAAACTTGTTCGTTGTCGGTGCCTCCGCCCTTCCACAAAAAATTCCTCAGCAAACAGCAACTGTAGGTGCTTTTTCGTACCGCGCCTCAGAAGGAATCGATAAATACATGACCGGTGACGGTGGATTATTGGTAGAACCCAAAACGAATAACGTCAACGTATAA
- a CDS encoding class I adenylate-forming enzyme family protein produces the protein METIGKLAMKSAAAYPNKIAVKDDRRSFTFKEVMERALALTAYFEKAGLRKGDRFAILLSNRLEHIEMDVAAAISGVIKVPLNYRLHPKEHEYMLEDASVQLIIGESELIDPIDTTIQALMIGENYERAIEQEIGATCTTEVNEDDLFAIMYTSGTTGNPKGVMLSHRNIISGALSLALACETDYDDIIGHVAPLTHGSNFLSHVAWLYGLTQVVFNTFEPEEFVHDLTREKVTVIFLVPTMVNLMIQHPKFDPKNLSTIKSINMAGSPIAASKLEQALALTGPIYAQTFGQVEAPMCITMMPKRELGDHLESCGRVGPFVDVKIVNERGVELTAGEVGEIVCKGSLVMQGYWNNEQATNETLQDGWLQTGDLGWKNETGYVHIVDRKKDVIISGGVNIYPREVEEVLNKHEGVKETCVIGVPDDKWGENVIAYVVPNGVVPITNEELLQLCLDHMASFKKPKEIHIVDELPKSSYGKILKRELRNQHGEVHS, from the coding sequence TTGGAGACAATTGGAAAACTGGCAATGAAATCAGCGGCGGCCTATCCAAATAAGATTGCTGTGAAAGATGATCGACGCTCTTTTACATTTAAAGAAGTGATGGAACGGGCACTCGCGTTAACTGCATACTTTGAAAAAGCCGGTCTTCGAAAAGGGGACCGTTTTGCTATTTTACTATCCAATCGTCTGGAGCATATTGAAATGGACGTGGCGGCAGCAATTTCAGGAGTCATCAAAGTGCCATTGAATTATCGACTTCATCCGAAAGAGCATGAATATATGCTAGAAGATGCAAGCGTTCAGTTGATCATTGGCGAATCGGAATTGATTGACCCAATTGATACAACGATTCAAGCTTTGATGATCGGTGAAAACTATGAGCGAGCCATTGAACAAGAAATTGGCGCTACATGTACAACAGAAGTGAATGAGGATGATTTATTCGCGATTATGTATACATCCGGTACGACGGGTAATCCGAAAGGCGTCATGCTCAGCCATCGCAATATCATCTCAGGCGCATTATCTCTTGCGCTTGCTTGTGAAACGGATTATGACGACATCATTGGGCATGTGGCACCGTTGACGCACGGCAGTAATTTCCTCTCACACGTAGCATGGTTATATGGTTTAACACAAGTCGTGTTCAATACATTTGAACCAGAAGAATTCGTTCATGATCTCACACGAGAAAAGGTCACAGTGATCTTCCTAGTGCCGACGATGGTTAACTTAATGATCCAGCATCCGAAGTTTGATCCGAAGAATCTATCTACGATTAAGAGTATTAATATGGCTGGTTCACCGATTGCCGCGAGCAAACTTGAGCAAGCACTCGCACTGACAGGACCCATTTATGCGCAGACATTCGGTCAAGTTGAAGCACCAATGTGTATTACGATGATGCCCAAGCGGGAGCTCGGTGATCATCTCGAATCATGCGGACGTGTCGGACCTTTCGTTGACGTGAAAATCGTGAATGAACGAGGTGTAGAATTAACTGCTGGAGAAGTGGGGGAAATTGTCTGTAAAGGTTCACTTGTCATGCAAGGCTATTGGAATAATGAGCAAGCAACGAATGAAACATTACAAGACGGTTGGCTGCAAACGGGCGATCTCGGTTGGAAGAATGAAACTGGATATGTGCATATCGTAGATCGTAAAAAAGACGTCATCATCTCGGGAGGGGTTAATATTTATCCGAGAGAAGTCGAGGAAGTCCTCAATAAGCATGAGGGAGTTAAAGAAACTTGTGTAATAGGCGTTCCCGATGATAAGTGGGGCGAGAACGTCATTGCGTATGTCGTACCAAATGGTGTTGTGCCTATAACAAATGAAGAACTATTGCAATTATGCCTCGATCATATGGCGAGCTTCAAAAAACCGAAGGAGATTCATATTGTCGACGAATTGCCGAAAAGTTCGTACGGTAAAATATTAAAACGTGAACTACGTAATCAGCACGGGGAGGTGCATTCATGA
- a CDS encoding bile acid:sodium symporter family protein, whose protein sequence is MKAIQTISKIISKYLPLWIVLLSIIAYVIPDTFISIRQLTGFGLGTIFFLMGLSLSSEKLLEVIKNPKHALLGVFLKWTIMVGVSIGVAYLFFSNQAEIATGIILAGTVPSGTSANIYTFIAGGEVALSITMATLDTFISPVLTPVLLQTFAGRFIPIEFWPLFLNIIYIVFFPLVAGLLIQWKFQRQVEKVKPYTSVLSQLALFLVILSVISNAQQALSENLSVLPLVFVAVTLQVSIPMGAGYFISRWLGVPERNARAILFHTGICNTALAATLAMEHFGSLAAVPAVANMVMNLTIGALMASLFENKFRLDNEEVQMVSEG, encoded by the coding sequence GTGAAAGCTATACAAACTATATCTAAAATTATTTCAAAGTATTTACCGCTTTGGATCGTTCTCTTATCTATCATTGCCTATGTCATTCCGGATACGTTTATTTCGATCCGCCAATTAACAGGCTTCGGATTAGGCACGATCTTCTTTCTGATGGGGCTATCACTTTCATCGGAAAAATTGCTTGAAGTGATTAAAAATCCAAAACACGCTTTACTCGGCGTTTTTTTGAAATGGACAATCATGGTGGGTGTATCCATAGGAGTTGCTTATCTATTCTTCAGCAACCAAGCAGAGATTGCAACCGGGATTATTTTAGCGGGGACAGTACCAAGCGGAACGTCTGCAAATATTTACACATTCATAGCCGGTGGAGAAGTCGCGCTCAGTATTACAATGGCGACATTGGATACATTCATTTCACCTGTACTGACGCCAGTTCTACTGCAGACATTCGCGGGACGCTTTATACCGATCGAATTCTGGCCTTTATTTCTAAATATTATTTACATCGTCTTCTTCCCATTAGTTGCGGGTTTATTGATCCAGTGGAAATTTCAGCGCCAAGTTGAGAAGGTCAAACCATATACGAGTGTCTTGTCTCAACTTGCGTTATTTCTAGTCATCTTATCGGTTATCTCGAATGCTCAACAAGCACTATCTGAGAACTTATCCGTTCTACCGCTTGTATTCGTGGCGGTTACACTACAAGTCAGTATACCAATGGGCGCCGGCTACTTTATCTCGAGATGGCTAGGCGTACCAGAACGCAATGCTCGTGCAATTTTATTCCATACAGGCATTTGCAATACTGCACTCGCTGCAACACTTGCAATGGAACACTTCGGATCACTCGCCGCAGTACCTGCAGTTGCTAATATGGTGATGAATTTGACTATTGGCGCGTTGATGGCAAGTCTATTTGAAAATAAATTTAGGTTAGATAACGAGGAAGTACAGATGGTAAGTGAGGGGTAA
- a CDS encoding PPC domain-containing DNA-binding protein — protein MNHQIQAVYDEKSNRIIGRLKKDIDLFEGILAVCAQYGVEAAQFQCIGSLAYATIVQPQQNPDKSLQYSERIVTNTPVELLSGTGFIGFDEEGKLDIHFHGLYVDCDKQLNGGHFLRGENPVAITVEFIIFPVADTDVQRKPDNFSGIPLFHFTNKE, from the coding sequence TTGAACCACCAAATTCAAGCGGTGTATGACGAGAAATCGAATCGAATCATCGGTCGTTTGAAGAAGGACATCGATTTGTTTGAAGGAATTCTTGCGGTATGTGCGCAATATGGCGTGGAGGCGGCTCAATTTCAGTGTATCGGCTCGCTCGCGTACGCAACGATTGTGCAACCACAGCAAAATCCCGATAAAAGCTTACAGTATTCTGAACGCATCGTAACCAACACGCCTGTCGAACTGCTTTCAGGTACAGGCTTTATTGGCTTCGACGAAGAGGGGAAGCTGGATATCCACTTTCACGGACTATATGTAGATTGTGATAAACAACTAAATGGTGGTCATTTTCTCAGAGGTGAAAACCCTGTAGCGATTACAGTGGAATTTATTATATTCCCAGTGGCAGATACAGATGTTCAACGGAAGCCGGATAATTTTTCGGGCATTCCACTATTCCACTTTACAAATAAGGAGTGA
- a CDS encoding gluconate 2-dehydrogenase subunit 3 family protein — translation MSDEKRNSTESPENVSAAKDPSRRRFMKNTGMVVGGVAGGSILGGLFTREFGSNQSNNSNAPSSEAKSPSPARARLYFTRFSDFVVLEQATERIYPENDNGPGAIGLDVPYFIDKQLAGDYGSNRKDYMDGPLRPVSNVDTYQTLMNRGEVFIEGLRKINSESEDRHGERFENIDGEQQDAILQDFEDDKIEMEGVRSRIFFNLLLQMTIEGAYSDPVYGGNKDMQGWKMKEHPGIRASYVDLIDSEEFQKLDPVSLTDYQPSSKQGKS, via the coding sequence GTGTCTGATGAGAAACGCAATAGCACAGAGTCACCTGAAAATGTAAGCGCTGCAAAAGATCCTAGTAGACGTCGGTTTATGAAAAATACTGGCATGGTCGTGGGTGGTGTTGCAGGTGGGTCAATTCTTGGCGGTTTATTTACAAGAGAATTTGGATCTAATCAATCTAATAACTCAAATGCGCCTTCGAGTGAAGCGAAAAGCCCCTCCCCCGCAAGAGCAAGATTGTACTTTACTAGGTTTTCGGATTTCGTAGTTTTAGAACAAGCGACGGAACGTATTTATCCAGAGAATGATAACGGACCGGGTGCCATTGGACTAGATGTGCCTTACTTTATCGATAAACAACTCGCTGGGGACTACGGCTCAAATAGAAAAGATTATATGGACGGTCCCCTGCGACCAGTATCGAATGTCGATACGTATCAAACACTCATGAATCGAGGCGAAGTATTTATTGAAGGTCTTCGAAAAATAAATTCTGAGAGTGAAGATCGTCATGGCGAGAGATTCGAGAATATTGACGGAGAACAGCAAGATGCCATTTTACAAGACTTCGAAGACGATAAAATAGAAATGGAAGGGGTCCGCTCGCGGATATTCTTTAATCTATTACTTCAAATGACAATAGAAGGTGCTTATTCCGATCCTGTGTACGGAGGCAATAAAGATATGCAGGGGTGGAAAATGAAGGAACATCCAGGCATTCGCGCGAGCTATGTAGATTTAATTGATTCTGAAGAATTCCAAAAACTTGACCCAGTTAGTTTAACAGACTATCAACCATCATCAAAACAAGGAAAGTCATAA